Proteins from one uncultured Anaeromusa sp. genomic window:
- a CDS encoding RNA-binding domain-containing protein: MTTKSSLVSSDDFFKVDLHVHTPASGCYKGMKNDDEYHEIIRKYVEKDIKIIAITDHNSIKGYKKICLLKKDIENKIKIFNELVNKHSELTGELGIVTSELEELKEKNEVFKKITILPGVEFEASPGIHLLFIFDPMINLNLIDELLERAGYLPDGQGLETPDNISCFDVLEAIREAGRLGAIVIASHADSNKGIYNDLKGKYRANVFRSDLLSGISYNSPRTRGKIEALLQNDDYKRNEPVAFIQCSDYHGGTDEIGNCITYLKLEDFTFSSVCSALRTPAQSVSATIEPGLKSLIYKIASDTHTIVFEKIDNLDELKQATVAILNNSYGTLLIGVETGNYENIMGVKIEEDKIAECIKSIFKEISPRKFYAEAGHYEYGGNKVVAIFLKKIGNSLFYSNPDNAVYFLGENKKITKANMTGVAKFIERTMMTRLREFENLNNERIAFLVNELKLLKDSNCKFELVNHIEKECFDLRSVADLEVISADDIIIENSVLATNGEPDGKVIFIHKAEPRLSDAYLRVTAPSTNKVENSNGKEVPGKSVIIAPGGGVYINQSDNAKSILPLVPYESVLVLTIKDRFKDMISERAIVGWMKSSLFLWYFDIVFGDGCYDNFKKIGQIPIPDFSENSLGVKVVDAIDNIIHLENAMLEELRSKSDSMTEKIEEHNKKVFEYAREIDKLFFSAFELTEENLTMIEEFFELKKIFSLFEKVTSEEIDITPIIEAEDVLAL; the protein is encoded by the coding sequence TTGACAACTAAGTCATCTTTGGTAAGTTCAGATGATTTTTTTAAAGTTGATTTACACGTGCATACTCCTGCTTCTGGATGTTATAAAGGAATGAAAAATGATGACGAGTATCATGAAATAATAAGAAAATATGTAGAAAAAGACATCAAAATTATTGCGATTACGGATCATAATTCAATTAAAGGGTACAAAAAAATCTGTTTGCTTAAAAAAGATATAGAAAACAAAATTAAAATTTTCAACGAATTAGTAAACAAGCATTCTGAGTTGACTGGCGAATTAGGCATAGTAACTAGTGAGCTAGAAGAGCTAAAAGAAAAAAATGAAGTGTTCAAGAAAATAACAATTTTGCCAGGCGTTGAATTTGAAGCATCGCCTGGCATTCACTTGCTATTTATTTTTGACCCGATGATTAATTTGAATTTGATAGATGAGTTATTGGAGCGTGCAGGGTATTTGCCAGATGGACAAGGACTAGAAACTCCAGATAATATTTCTTGTTTTGATGTGCTGGAGGCAATTAGAGAAGCTGGAAGATTAGGGGCTATTGTTATTGCATCACATGCGGATAGTAATAAAGGGATTTATAATGATTTAAAAGGAAAATATAGAGCAAATGTATTTCGTTCGGATCTTTTATCTGGGATATCATATAACAGCCCTCGAACACGAGGAAAAATTGAAGCATTGTTGCAAAATGATGATTATAAAAGAAATGAACCTGTTGCATTTATTCAATGCTCTGATTATCATGGGGGAACGGATGAAATAGGGAATTGTATAACATATTTGAAACTTGAAGATTTTACATTTTCGTCTGTTTGTTCCGCGTTAAGAACGCCAGCGCAAAGTGTAAGTGCTACTATTGAGCCAGGGTTGAAATCTTTAATATATAAAATCGCAAGCGACACACATACAATAGTGTTTGAAAAAATAGACAATCTTGATGAGTTGAAACAGGCGACAGTTGCAATTTTGAACAATAGTTATGGAACTCTCTTAATCGGAGTCGAAACTGGAAACTATGAAAATATTATGGGCGTAAAGATTGAAGAAGATAAAATTGCAGAGTGTATCAAGAGCATTTTTAAAGAAATTTCTCCGCGAAAATTTTATGCTGAAGCAGGGCATTATGAATATGGCGGAAATAAGGTAGTAGCAATTTTCTTGAAGAAAATTGGGAATTCTTTGTTTTATTCGAATCCAGATAATGCTGTTTATTTTTTGGGGGAGAATAAGAAAATAACGAAGGCAAATATGACTGGAGTCGCTAAATTTATCGAAAGAACCATGATGACTAGATTGAGAGAATTTGAAAATCTTAATAACGAACGAATTGCATTTCTTGTAAATGAATTGAAATTGTTGAAAGATTCAAATTGCAAGTTTGAATTAGTTAATCATATTGAAAAAGAGTGCTTTGATTTACGCTCTGTAGCAGATCTTGAGGTGATTTCTGCGGATGATATAATAATAGAAAATAGCGTGTTAGCAACTAATGGCGAGCCTGATGGAAAAGTGATTTTTATTCATAAAGCAGAGCCTCGTCTGTCAGATGCATATCTTAGAGTTACTGCTCCATCGACTAATAAAGTGGAAAATAGTAATGGAAAAGAGGTTCCAGGAAAATCAGTTATAATTGCACCTGGTGGGGGAGTTTATATTAATCAGTCCGATAATGCTAAATCAATTCTCCCTTTAGTTCCTTATGAATCTGTATTGGTATTGACAATAAAAGATAGATTTAAAGATATGATTTCTGAACGTGCAATTGTAGGTTGGATGAAGTCTTCTCTTTTTCTATGGTATTTTGATATTGTATTTGGAGATGGCTGTTATGACAATTTTAAAAAAATAGGGCAAATACCAATCCCGGATTTTTCTGAAAATTCACTTGGAGTTAAAGTGGTTGACGCTATTGATAACATTATCCATTTGGAGAATGCTATGTTGGAAGAACTGCGCTCAAAAAGTGATAGTATGACCGAAAAGATTGAAGAGCATAATAAGAAAGTCTTTGAGTATGCTCGAGAAATTGACAAACTCTTTTTTTCAGCTTTTGAGCTAACGGAAGAAAACCTCACCATGATTGAAGAATTTTTTGAGCTGAAAAAAATATTTAGCTTATTTGAGAAAGTGACTAGCGAAGAGATTGATATTACACCAATAATTGAAGCGGAAGATGTGCTGGCTTTATAA
- a CDS encoding Fic family protein yields the protein MSRLQQLLREIDAKQELINKQSPLEQTQIKNLKEYFKVGLTFTSNALEGNILTESETKVVLEDGVTIGGKPLKDHLDAIGHGRAFDWMWELAKGVAISEEDVKKMHVLCFQPSEGEQAGEYRHVNVVITGSQHNDRLPSHEEVPALMNAWAVGLTEKRKNRHPVQYAAQLHQEFIVIHPFADGNGRIARLLLNHALISQGYPPVIISPVFKHEYIQALEQSHTKPENFTAYIAEQALQAQRDYIRLLRIE from the coding sequence ATGAGTAGATTGCAGCAGCTTTTGCGTGAAATTGATGCTAAACAGGAACTAATCAACAAGCAAAGTCCCTTGGAACAGACACAAATCAAGAACCTCAAAGAATACTTCAAAGTGGGTCTGACCTTCACTTCCAATGCCTTGGAGGGTAACATCCTAACCGAATCGGAAACAAAAGTAGTCTTGGAAGATGGCGTAACCATCGGCGGAAAGCCGCTGAAAGACCACTTGGACGCCATTGGACATGGACGCGCTTTCGATTGGATGTGGGAGCTGGCTAAAGGTGTTGCGATTTCCGAAGAAGATGTAAAAAAGATGCATGTTCTTTGCTTTCAACCCAGTGAAGGAGAACAGGCAGGCGAGTATCGCCATGTGAATGTCGTCATAACTGGCTCCCAGCATAATGACCGGTTGCCCAGCCATGAAGAAGTACCTGCCTTGATGAATGCATGGGCAGTGGGCTTGACGGAGAAGAGAAAGAACCGCCACCCTGTTCAGTATGCAGCCCAACTGCACCAGGAGTTCATCGTCATTCATCCTTTTGCAGACGGCAATGGAAGAATTGCACGATTGCTGTTGAATCATGCCCTGATTTCCCAGGGCTACCCGCCCGTCATTATTTCTCCTGTGTTCAAGCATGAATACATCCAAGCCCTGGAACAAAGCCATACAAAGCCGGAGAATTTTACGGCATACATCGCAGAGCAGGCACTTCAGGCGCAACGGGATTACATTAGGTTGTTAAGAATAGAATAA
- a CDS encoding NlpC/P60 family protein — MNRRPIRLFLMVLLLVAVTILIGGDLQAKGLERGTAAYEESLVKDIGEREKLPETDVPRSEWYTAQAVQGWGPMPRVFPKIERLVETLPPGTDIIQWKRDRVIAIAKHYIGLPYRHHHIPGWSPATGSKLNPQPGPGLDCSDFTAWVYNFGFGIPLNSDVVSQSQMKARPGYILPKGIRRIEPGEGFLPGDLLYIMDSSKTHIVHVVLFIDEEHIIDSTGTHVDVRHFSGWYRERLSHGIRIF, encoded by the coding sequence ATGAATAGAAGACCAATACGCTTGTTTCTGATGGTGTTGCTGCTCGTTGCAGTCACAATTCTTATTGGTGGAGACCTTCAAGCAAAAGGGTTGGAACGTGGCACTGCTGCGTACGAAGAATCGCTTGTGAAGGATATCGGGGAACGAGAAAAGCTGCCGGAGACTGACGTGCCACGTTCTGAATGGTATACAGCGCAAGCGGTGCAAGGCTGGGGTCCTATGCCTAGGGTTTTTCCGAAAATAGAGAGGTTAGTGGAAACGCTGCCTCCAGGAACCGACATTATCCAATGGAAGAGAGACCGGGTTATTGCTATTGCCAAACACTATATTGGTCTGCCCTATCGTCATCACCATATTCCCGGCTGGTCTCCCGCAACCGGAAGTAAGTTAAATCCTCAGCCCGGCCCGGGACTTGATTGCAGCGATTTTACAGCATGGGTATATAATTTTGGCTTTGGAATTCCTCTGAATAGTGATGTGGTCTCGCAGTCGCAGATGAAAGCGCGTCCCGGATATATTCTGCCTAAAGGCATTCGGCGAATTGAACCAGGCGAGGGCTTTTTGCCCGGCGATTTACTTTATATTATGGATTCAAGCAAGACTCACATAGTGCATGTTGTGCTTTTTATTGACGAAGAGCATATTATTGATTCAACCGGTACTCATGTAGATGTGCGCCATTTTAGTGGATGGTATCGCGAACGGCTATCGCATGGTATACGCATTTTTTAA
- a CDS encoding C2 family cysteine protease produces MKAKLLIALILLIIFSPQTFAYAGEANLAAVIQRNWSQWHDKQDNISYAQVVAQLECPYTGDDAAALVALAQYFRKNRINYSLNMDSVLKMAERPILQEGYQKELQSLAQASHELYASGQPNFSVLKQGPIGDCFFFSGIGWLANYRPQVLMNAITPLSDGRYKVVFPNNLQVVVNRPTDAEMLFFNSSSTISDGLWVTILEKAVGAILPNYTKRVVNEEEPAYNLALGGAPATIERIWTAKTPNVVYLHNSSYAEVRRILVMMQKKQLMSQALTGKRPPTPSIAGNHVYAIMGFDDQHDVVTLWNPWGDEFSPLPGHSGFPRKHGVFHLSLKEFCAFYEVLFVE; encoded by the coding sequence TTGAAAGCCAAATTACTTATTGCCTTAATTTTATTAATCATTTTCTCGCCTCAGACTTTTGCTTATGCTGGCGAAGCCAATTTAGCTGCTGTTATTCAGCGGAATTGGTCCCAGTGGCATGACAAGCAAGATAATATTAGTTATGCTCAAGTGGTTGCACAATTGGAATGCCCTTATACGGGCGATGATGCGGCAGCCTTAGTAGCCTTGGCGCAATATTTTCGTAAGAACCGGATTAATTATTCCCTGAATATGGATTCCGTATTAAAAATGGCAGAGCGGCCAATACTACAAGAAGGATATCAAAAAGAACTGCAAAGTTTGGCTCAGGCTAGCCACGAGTTATATGCTTCAGGACAACCCAATTTTTCCGTCTTAAAACAAGGACCTATTGGAGACTGTTTTTTCTTTTCAGGCATTGGCTGGTTGGCTAATTATCGCCCTCAAGTTTTGATGAATGCCATTACTCCCTTGTCAGATGGTCGATATAAAGTTGTATTTCCCAATAATCTGCAGGTTGTTGTTAATCGGCCTACGGATGCTGAAATGTTATTCTTTAATTCTTCGTCAACCATTTCTGATGGATTGTGGGTTACTATTTTAGAAAAAGCTGTGGGCGCTATATTGCCAAACTATACCAAAAGAGTCGTCAACGAAGAAGAGCCAGCCTACAATCTTGCATTGGGAGGTGCTCCTGCTACTATTGAACGGATTTGGACCGCTAAAACGCCCAATGTTGTGTATTTGCATAATAGTAGCTATGCAGAGGTCAGACGGATACTGGTTATGATGCAAAAGAAGCAGCTTATGTCTCAAGCGCTTACTGGCAAGAGACCGCCAACTCCTAGTATTGCTGGAAATCATGTTTATGCCATTATGGGGTTTGATGATCAACATGACGTGGTTACACTGTGGAACCCTTGGGGGGATGAGTTTTCACCTTTGCCAGGCCATAGCGGATTTCCTAGGAAGCACGGGGTTTTTCATCTTTCCCTCAAAGAATTCTGTGCGTTTTATGAAGTGTTGTTCGTAGAATAG
- a CDS encoding glycyl-radical enzyme activating protein, which yields MSEPLMKACNVFQIQRLSVNDGDGIRSTVFFKGCPLRCRWCANPESWSPHPELMFLAHKCTYCQQCISHCPSGAIFLEENQVRFKSSLCQQCFTCVSVCPNKARQKMGESQSIGFLMQQIKKDFLFYLESGGGVTFSGGEPFYQEEALRALVNQCQSLGIATAVESCAQFNFTNCKDIIQKLDHIFFDLKVMDTTKHRYFTGIDNTTILQNIREASYCNDNIVIRMPAIREVNIDDENLEQLSLFLLQQTRIRKIEILPYHTLGKEKMEALGLPFTNFTTPTDEELQGIKEKLSCKGLEVVSYF from the coding sequence TTGAGCGAACCACTTATGAAAGCATGTAACGTCTTTCAAATCCAACGCTTATCGGTCAACGACGGCGATGGCATCCGCAGCACCGTTTTTTTTAAAGGATGCCCTCTTCGTTGCCGTTGGTGCGCAAATCCGGAGTCTTGGTCCCCGCATCCAGAATTAATGTTTCTAGCCCACAAATGCACCTACTGCCAACAGTGTATTTCTCACTGCCCCTCTGGTGCGATTTTCCTGGAAGAAAATCAGGTTCGCTTTAAGTCTTCCCTCTGCCAACAGTGCTTTACCTGCGTGTCCGTCTGCCCCAATAAAGCACGCCAGAAAATGGGAGAGAGTCAGAGTATCGGCTTTCTAATGCAGCAAATAAAAAAAGACTTTCTTTTTTATCTGGAATCTGGCGGCGGCGTCACTTTTTCCGGGGGAGAACCATTTTATCAAGAAGAAGCTTTGCGCGCATTAGTAAACCAATGCCAAAGCCTCGGCATAGCTACAGCCGTCGAAAGCTGCGCTCAATTCAACTTCACTAACTGCAAAGATATTATTCAAAAACTAGATCATATCTTTTTTGATCTCAAAGTAATGGATACTACTAAGCATCGCTACTTCACCGGAATAGACAATACAACCATCCTGCAAAACATCCGAGAGGCTTCCTATTGCAACGACAACATCGTCATTCGCATGCCTGCAATTCGCGAAGTCAATATTGACGATGAAAACCTCGAACAGTTAAGCCTCTTTCTGCTTCAGCAAACGCGGATACGAAAAATCGAAATTCTCCCCTATCACACGCTGGGAAAAGAAAAAATGGAAGCCCTCGGCCTTCCATTTACCAACTTCACAACGCCAACGGATGAAGAATTACAGGGGATAAAAGAAAAACTCTCTTGCAAGGGATTAGAGGTTGTCAGTTATTTTTAA